The Cutaneotrichosporon cavernicola HIS019 DNA, chromosome: 5 DNA segment CGAGTTCATCCAGGCCATGCTTCCGGTGCGTAGACTTTCGGCTTGACTGATCGCAGTGGAAGCACTTCCAGTTTGGTGACATTgtcgccaacctcctcggcaccaCCGTGTTCCTCTACCTCGCGCACCTGCTGCACTCGCGCGCACGGCGCCGCTCCGAGATTGCAGACCTGTACCAGCCACTGCCGTCACATTCGTACCGCGACGCCCAGGGCCGCACACACGCCTTCGCTCCCGCagcggcggctggcggcgctggagcagtcgcggtcgagctggaAGAGACCGAGGGGCATGACACGCGCGACGTGCACAACGATGTGTGGGATGATGAGATTGACGACCTCGGGCCGCGGGAAAACAGCGTgttcaagctcgacgacgacattgtgTAGATTGCAGTTGGGTTCATGCATGGTATTGATTACAACAGTGAGGGGAGAATTGGGGATGCTGTGTGGCTTGAATTGAATGTTGGCGAGGGTTAgtcgctctcctcgtcgtcggtcgGCACCATGAGCcccgcgaggtcgtcctcgctgtcgccaCCTGGCGTCTCGGCAATGGTCGAGATGCGAG contains these protein-coding regions:
- a CDS encoding uncharacterized protein (VanZ domain protein) — encoded protein: MPAYPRPTVALQYAFERVEDFFLRSYPVRDLPLNVRPAIIAAVAVWTLLLGVLGFAPLPELPLNDKALHFFGMGFAAFLIYFVFEVPEGPHRRVWYIRRAPLLLTLVLAFLFGGVISEFIQAMLPWKHFQFGDIVANLLGTTVFLYLAHLLHSRARRRSEIADLYQPLPSHSYRDAQGRTHAFAPAAAAGGAGAVAVELEETEGHDTRDVHNDVWDDEIDDLGPRENSVFKLDDDIV